A single window of Tautonia marina DNA harbors:
- a CDS encoding DUF2309 domain-containing protein: MDGLDQEIEHAAHVLPTQGPITVFVHHNPLHAFEELPFDEALATASALYGCHPYLPEDHYRSEVDRGRIAREDLAEVLIDDLGEDADVLIGFMGTRYHLRLAMLEYPLRTGTDDELRWFITGTDALERFRSEAPVDLRRRMIDQTRQWVLREHQARRADDSAGHDGDILKRLLDQSQGARIDRWDDRAWEAFTLRLLWRVCHAGVHGVKRHGDPPPSPIRHRDWLLLATGRDTDRLVHDLLIKLCSAFLDQGLAAWRMPGRSLGFFGAFVELYRDARPVEPWLRGLPEALREIDRTGRSATASLEESLRDLGVAESERGPFLSATLLALPGWAGMLWQMETNAEWAVRPAPPGTLRDFLAVRLILERLALSHVAREELAAAPSLSELRHELHHRVPHPPRVSVDQRTYLVFQLAQVRGWSPPDLNRLSKAEWSQLVEEIEAFGSLARRRVYHRAFERRYRHQALDAVVTQAARTGSGSDDTRRPEVQVVTCIDDREESFRRHLEEVNPQVETFGAAGFFGVAMYYRGVADAHFRPLCPVVVRPRHYVREQAAYSLTSSSRQRAETRRLLGTALRHWHQSSRGLLGGIATAMLGSLASVPLVTRILVPRLTSRINRQAIGFVQAPPVTELSIQRVVDPPGPDDDHLGFSDEEMADIVTRLLQDIGLTQGFAKLVVVVGHGSSSLNNPHESAYHCGACSGGLGGPNARSFALMANDSRVRSILKDRGLVIPEGTVFVGAFHNTCTEDVIFYDLDRIPFSHRRAFEQFRKQIDLTRERNAHERCRRFESADLGLSLPEALEHVETRAEDLSQVRPEYNHATNALCFVGRRSWSRGLFLDRRAFLASYNPRLDDSEHSILCRILQAVIPVCAGISLEYYFSRVDPAGFGCGSKLPHNITSMLGVMEGALSDLRPGLSQQMIEIHEPLRLLFVVETTPEALESIMDRVEPIGRLVRNAWVQMATICPDGLTLHLYRDGGFFPYTPESSGFPEVSSSLDWYRGRRDAVGFASIGSRAGRGDR, translated from the coding sequence TTGGACGGACTGGACCAAGAGATCGAGCACGCGGCGCACGTGTTACCCACGCAGGGACCGATCACGGTCTTTGTTCATCATAATCCGCTGCATGCGTTTGAGGAGTTGCCGTTCGACGAGGCCCTGGCTACGGCTTCGGCGCTGTACGGTTGCCATCCCTACCTGCCCGAAGATCACTACCGAAGCGAGGTCGATCGGGGGCGGATCGCTCGCGAGGATCTGGCGGAGGTTCTCATCGACGACCTGGGCGAGGATGCCGATGTCCTGATCGGATTCATGGGCACGCGGTATCACCTACGGCTGGCGATGCTTGAGTACCCGTTGCGCACGGGGACCGACGACGAGCTTCGCTGGTTCATTACCGGAACCGATGCGCTGGAGCGGTTTCGATCGGAGGCTCCGGTTGATCTCCGCCGTCGGATGATTGATCAGACGAGGCAGTGGGTCTTGCGGGAGCATCAGGCGAGGCGGGCTGATGATTCGGCTGGTCACGATGGCGACATCTTGAAGCGTTTGCTGGACCAGTCTCAGGGGGCTCGCATTGATCGGTGGGACGATCGGGCCTGGGAGGCGTTTACGTTGCGCCTTCTCTGGAGAGTCTGTCACGCCGGAGTGCATGGCGTGAAGCGGCACGGCGATCCCCCGCCGTCGCCGATCCGGCACCGAGACTGGTTGCTCCTGGCAACCGGCCGAGACACTGATCGCCTGGTTCATGATCTGCTCATCAAACTTTGCTCGGCGTTTCTTGATCAGGGGCTTGCCGCCTGGAGGATGCCCGGCCGGTCGCTTGGGTTTTTCGGGGCCTTCGTGGAACTTTACCGTGATGCTCGGCCGGTCGAGCCCTGGTTACGGGGACTGCCGGAAGCGCTTCGGGAGATCGATCGAACGGGACGATCGGCGACGGCGTCGCTGGAGGAGTCACTTCGGGACCTGGGGGTTGCCGAGTCGGAGCGCGGCCCGTTCCTCTCCGCAACGCTCCTGGCGCTTCCCGGATGGGCCGGGATGCTGTGGCAGATGGAAACGAATGCCGAGTGGGCGGTCCGGCCCGCGCCTCCTGGAACGCTCCGAGACTTTCTGGCCGTCCGCCTGATCCTTGAGCGGCTGGCCCTGAGCCATGTGGCTCGGGAGGAGCTGGCCGCGGCTCCGTCGCTGAGCGAGTTGCGGCACGAGCTGCACCATCGAGTTCCACACCCTCCCCGGGTGAGCGTGGACCAGCGGACTTATCTGGTGTTTCAGCTCGCCCAGGTTCGGGGCTGGAGTCCTCCGGATCTGAACCGCCTTTCGAAAGCTGAGTGGTCGCAACTTGTCGAGGAGATCGAGGCGTTCGGGAGTCTGGCCCGCCGTCGGGTGTATCATCGCGCATTCGAGCGTCGATATCGGCATCAAGCACTCGACGCCGTGGTGACGCAGGCTGCCCGAACGGGATCGGGAAGCGACGACACGCGGCGGCCTGAGGTCCAGGTGGTCACCTGCATCGACGACCGCGAGGAGTCGTTCCGAAGACACCTCGAAGAAGTGAATCCCCAGGTCGAGACCTTCGGCGCGGCCGGGTTCTTTGGCGTGGCGATGTATTACCGGGGGGTGGCCGATGCCCACTTTCGCCCGCTCTGTCCGGTGGTGGTCAGACCTCGCCATTACGTCCGGGAGCAGGCAGCTTACTCGCTGACGAGCAGCAGCCGACAGCGGGCAGAAACGAGGAGACTGCTGGGGACCGCTCTGAGGCACTGGCACCAGAGCAGCCGGGGCCTGCTCGGAGGAATCGCCACGGCCATGCTCGGCTCGCTCGCGTCGGTTCCGTTGGTGACGCGTATCCTCGTTCCCAGGCTCACCTCCCGGATCAATCGACAGGCCATCGGGTTTGTGCAGGCTCCCCCGGTGACCGAACTCTCGATTCAGCGAGTGGTTGATCCGCCTGGACCGGATGACGATCACCTCGGGTTCTCCGATGAGGAGATGGCCGACATTGTGACTCGGCTGCTTCAGGACATCGGGCTGACCCAAGGGTTCGCAAAGCTGGTGGTGGTGGTCGGGCATGGGTCGAGCAGCCTGAACAATCCGCACGAGTCGGCCTATCACTGTGGCGCGTGCAGCGGAGGGCTCGGCGGACCGAATGCCCGTTCCTTCGCCTTGATGGCGAACGATTCCCGGGTCCGGTCCATCCTGAAGGATCGAGGGCTGGTCATTCCTGAAGGAACGGTGTTTGTCGGGGCCTTTCACAACACCTGTACCGAGGACGTGATCTTTTACGACCTTGATCGGATTCCGTTCTCGCATCGTCGGGCGTTTGAGCAGTTCCGGAAACAGATCGACCTGACCCGAGAACGGAACGCGCACGAACGCTGCCGACGGTTCGAATCGGCCGATCTCGGACTCTCGTTGCCCGAGGCGCTCGAACACGTGGAGACCCGAGCCGAGGACCTTTCGCAGGTCCGCCCGGAATACAACCACGCGACCAACGCCCTCTGCTTTGTGGGGCGTCGCTCCTGGAGCCGAGGGTTGTTTCTCGATCGTCGAGCGTTTCTTGCCTCGTACAATCCGAGGCTTGATGACTCGGAGCATTCGATTCTCTGCCGCATTTTGCAGGCGGTGATTCCCGTTTGCGCGGGGATCAGCCTGGAATACTACTTCTCGAGGGTTGATCCTGCCGGGTTCGGTTGCGGGTCGAAGCTGCCGCACAACATCACCTCGATGCTGGGGGTGATGGAAGGGGCCTTGAGTGACCTTCGCCCCGGTCTTTCGCAACAAATGATCGAGATTCATGAGCCGCTGCGTCTGCTCTTCGTGGTCGAGACGACGCCGGAAGCGCTGGAGTCGATCATGGATCGGGTCGAGCCGATCGGTCGTCTGGTGCGCAACGCGTGGGTCCAGATGGCGACGATCTGTCCGGACGGGCTGACTCTTCACCTTTACCGCGATGGCGGATTTTTCCCCTACACCCCGGAATCGAGTGGGTTCCCTGAGGTTTCGTCGTCGCTCGACTGGTATCGAGGCCGACGAGACGCGGTGGGGTTTGCCTCGATCGGCTCCCGGGCGGGACGAGGCGACCGATGA
- a CDS encoding proton-conducting transporter transmembrane domain-containing protein encodes MSDSLLFQVLGTAVLALPALLLAILGIALLVDRPWSESAIARWTEASVVTALVAAVGVLGMMLVTGDRELSLELGSLIAIPSEHFHFRLKFVFDRLSVPFVILSLVLIGTVGAFANRYLHREPGYGRFFLFYAVFLLGMVVASLAGTIETLFLGWELVGLSSALLVAYFHERAAPVLNAQRVWSVYRISDAAFLLAAVALHHVSGAGDFESMTGTGLWPDAKATLTSTQALGVGLLLLLAAAGKSGLIPFSGWLPRAMEGPTPSSAIFYGALSVHLGAFLLLRVSPILERSAVLCGVVVVLGLATAVFAAIIARVQSDVKGALAFASLTQVGIIVAEIGLGLRYIPLIHIIGHACLRTLQLLRAPSLLRDYHQIENAVGRRLENHEGWFEGLLSGPLKLRLYRLGLDRGQFDAVLDRFVVAPFTRVFRWCDGMERRWTDFLAGTGSRESDRVPASSPMVEEL; translated from the coding sequence ATGAGCGATTCCCTGCTGTTCCAGGTGTTGGGGACGGCCGTTCTGGCCTTGCCGGCGTTGCTGCTGGCGATTTTGGGGATTGCCTTGCTGGTGGACCGGCCCTGGAGCGAATCGGCCATCGCTCGATGGACCGAGGCGAGTGTGGTGACGGCGCTGGTCGCCGCCGTCGGGGTGCTTGGAATGATGCTGGTCACCGGCGATCGGGAGCTTTCCCTGGAGTTGGGATCGCTGATTGCCATTCCGAGCGAGCACTTCCACTTCCGCCTGAAATTTGTGTTCGATCGGCTCTCGGTGCCATTCGTTATCCTGTCGCTGGTTCTGATCGGCACGGTGGGGGCATTCGCCAATCGGTATCTGCACCGCGAGCCGGGCTACGGTCGGTTCTTCCTGTTTTATGCCGTGTTCTTGCTGGGAATGGTGGTTGCGTCGCTCGCGGGAACGATTGAAACCTTGTTTCTGGGATGGGAACTGGTGGGGCTGTCGTCGGCGTTGCTGGTGGCATACTTCCACGAACGGGCCGCGCCGGTGCTCAATGCGCAGCGGGTCTGGTCGGTGTACCGAATCTCCGATGCCGCGTTTCTGCTCGCCGCGGTGGCGCTGCATCACGTCTCGGGAGCGGGCGATTTCGAGTCAATGACTGGTACCGGCCTCTGGCCGGATGCGAAGGCGACGTTGACCTCGACGCAGGCGCTCGGGGTGGGGCTGCTCTTGCTGCTGGCCGCTGCGGGGAAGTCTGGGCTGATTCCGTTCTCGGGATGGCTACCGAGGGCGATGGAGGGCCCAACCCCTTCAAGCGCAATCTTTTACGGGGCCCTTTCAGTGCACCTGGGGGCGTTCTTGCTGCTCCGGGTCAGTCCGATTCTGGAACGATCGGCCGTGCTTTGTGGGGTTGTGGTGGTCCTCGGACTGGCGACGGCCGTGTTCGCGGCGATCATCGCCCGGGTGCAGTCGGACGTGAAAGGGGCGCTCGCCTTCGCCTCGCTGACCCAGGTCGGAATCATCGTCGCAGAGATCGGGTTGGGTTTGCGGTACATTCCCTTGATTCATATCATCGGCCACGCCTGCCTGAGGACCTTGCAGTTGCTTCGGGCCCCCTCGCTGCTGAGGGACTATCACCAGATAGAGAACGCGGTCGGTCGGCGGCTCGAAAACCACGAGGGATGGTTTGAGGGGCTGCTATCGGGGCCGTTGAAGCTACGCCTGTATCGGCTTGGGTTGGATCGTGGCCAGTTCGATGCCGTGCTCGATCGTTTCGTCGTCGCTCCGTTCACACGGGTCTTCCGATGGTGTGACGGAATGGAGCGGCGATGGACGGATTTTCTTGCAGGGACGGGCTCCCGAGAATCGGATCGGGTCCCGGCCTCCTCTCCGATGGTCGAGGAACTGTGA
- a CDS encoding proton-conducting transporter transmembrane domain-containing protein, with product MSGLHQPWLELCVLIPVLGALVVRFTSRPESARRRSLFVCSLTLVCAVAAWQDFEFLRVREAHDPEDMMIWSIGGRLLVVDELSAPLLPLAALLFLLTHLATLRTKVREFSFARSLVSEAILLATFSSKLPWLVGILLAAGVIPPYLELRKARKPTRVYVIFMGGFVALLVLGQAILAIAPDNSGFSGVAVVLLTAAVLLRSGIAPVHCWMTDLFEHASFGTALLYVSPMVGAYGLVRLVLPVAPTWVLSAVALVSLVTAIYAAGMALVQREARRFFSYLFLSHSSLVLVGLETATPIGLTGSLSLWLSVSVSLTGFGLVMRCVEARTGRISLLNFHGLSSQVPGLAALFLLTGLASIGFPGTAGFVGLELLVEGVIQAFPIAGAFVVIVAALNGLAVMSAYFLIFTGRPHSSTIDLRIRPSERIAVLILTALILIGGVFPQRGVDTRYRAAVRLAQPHADLGRSHLSKTQETGSNIEPAVALTAHARNARPAQLLDPASARLTVPPQP from the coding sequence ATGTCCGGCCTGCACCAGCCTTGGCTGGAACTCTGCGTTTTGATCCCCGTGCTGGGGGCTTTGGTGGTGCGGTTCACGAGCCGCCCGGAGTCCGCCCGTCGGCGGAGCCTCTTCGTGTGCAGCCTGACGCTGGTCTGCGCCGTCGCCGCCTGGCAGGACTTCGAGTTCCTCCGGGTTCGAGAGGCGCACGATCCTGAAGATATGATGATTTGGTCGATCGGAGGGCGCTTGCTCGTGGTGGATGAGTTGAGCGCGCCGCTCTTACCGCTGGCGGCGCTGCTGTTTCTGCTCACCCACCTGGCGACTCTGCGGACCAAGGTTCGTGAATTTTCGTTCGCGCGATCACTCGTTTCGGAGGCCATCTTGCTGGCGACCTTCTCCAGCAAGCTTCCCTGGTTGGTCGGGATCTTGCTGGCGGCCGGGGTGATCCCTCCCTATCTGGAGTTGCGCAAGGCTCGGAAACCGACGCGGGTCTATGTCATTTTCATGGGGGGATTTGTTGCCTTGCTCGTCCTCGGGCAGGCGATTTTGGCCATTGCTCCCGACAACAGCGGGTTTTCGGGGGTGGCTGTGGTGCTACTGACGGCGGCGGTCTTGCTCCGAAGCGGGATTGCGCCGGTCCATTGCTGGATGACCGACCTGTTCGAGCATGCGAGCTTTGGCACTGCCCTGCTGTACGTTTCGCCCATGGTCGGGGCCTATGGTCTGGTCCGACTCGTGTTGCCGGTCGCGCCGACCTGGGTCTTGTCGGCGGTGGCCCTGGTCTCGCTGGTGACGGCGATTTACGCGGCGGGCATGGCCCTTGTGCAACGTGAGGCGCGTCGGTTTTTTAGCTATCTCTTTCTTAGCCATTCGTCACTGGTGCTGGTGGGATTGGAGACGGCCACACCGATCGGCCTGACCGGTTCGTTGAGTCTGTGGCTATCGGTCTCGGTCTCCCTGACCGGGTTCGGTCTGGTGATGCGGTGCGTTGAGGCGAGGACGGGGCGGATCTCGCTCCTGAACTTTCACGGCCTCTCCTCGCAAGTGCCAGGGTTGGCCGCCTTGTTCCTGCTGACGGGGTTGGCAAGTATCGGCTTTCCCGGAACGGCCGGGTTCGTGGGCCTGGAACTTCTGGTCGAGGGGGTCATCCAGGCCTTCCCAATCGCCGGAGCCTTTGTGGTGATTGTCGCGGCCCTGAATGGGCTTGCCGTGATGTCTGCGTATTTTCTGATTTTCACAGGTCGTCCCCATTCCAGCACGATTGATCTGCGGATTCGACCCTCAGAGCGGATCGCGGTCCTGATCTTGACCGCGTTGATCTTGATCGGGGGGGTGTTTCCCCAGCGGGGGGTCGACACGCGCTATCGAGCCGCCGTGAGGCTGGCTCAGCCGCACGCCGACCTGGGGAGATCCCACCTGAGCAAGACCCAGGAGACCGGATCGAACATCGAGCCGGCCGTTGCGCTGACGGCTCATGCTCGAAACGCTCGGCCAGCGCAATTGCTAGACCCTGCCTCTGCTCGATTGACGGTTCCTCCCCAGCCTTGA
- a CDS encoding SulP family inorganic anion transporter has product MTTTERRPPRGDLAGLVACWRRDLLSGFLVFLIALPLCLGIALASGYPAIAGVFTAIVGGLITPWISNSELTIKGPAAGLIVIALGAITECAEMYGPDQSYRMVLGIGVAAGVLQIVFGLTRSGILGEFFPSSVVHGMLAAIGVIIVSKQIHITLGVNDVGGEPLELLAEIPRSLTRLNPEIALIGLLSLVILFGIPLIRNPWIGRIPGPMLVLLVTVPIGMYFDLTHEHDYTLAGHQYHLGEEYLVAIPGNLFAAITTPRFNALAEWAGWKWVILFALIGSVESLLSAKAVEMIDPDRRKTNLNRDLLAIGVGNVASAAIGGLPMISEIVRSKANADSGAQTRFANMYHGLFLLGFVALLPGLIHQIPLAALSAMLVYTGARLASPREFQNVFRIGKEQLVIFLATMIGVLATDLLIGVVIGIVVKLTIHVLNGVPFRSLFKPYLHIEQRGDGPSVIFAKDSAVFSNWIPFKHQIEQIGLNQRNNLIVDLSETKLIDHSVMEKLHELQEEFGREGLSLELVGLESHRKLSEHDFSARRRGLTQVRRLTLVCPSDRSDEILAELVQHGASGYTITDCRGAGRTSLHDGSGTRASMVRIEVLIAPEKVGEIEALIRRRLRSEPPMTVSFETVSVVRPDHF; this is encoded by the coding sequence ATGACCACCACCGAACGCCGTCCGCCTCGCGGTGACCTTGCCGGACTCGTGGCCTGCTGGCGACGTGATCTGCTCTCCGGCTTCCTGGTCTTTCTGATCGCGCTGCCGCTCTGCCTCGGGATTGCGCTGGCCAGCGGATACCCGGCGATTGCCGGGGTGTTCACGGCCATTGTCGGGGGGCTGATTACGCCCTGGATCAGCAACTCGGAACTCACGATCAAAGGGCCGGCGGCCGGTCTCATTGTGATCGCACTCGGGGCAATCACAGAGTGTGCCGAGATGTACGGCCCGGATCAGAGCTACCGCATGGTGTTGGGGATCGGGGTCGCGGCCGGGGTGCTTCAAATCGTATTCGGTCTGACACGATCGGGGATTCTCGGCGAGTTCTTTCCCTCGTCGGTGGTTCACGGGATGCTCGCGGCGATCGGCGTGATCATTGTGTCGAAGCAAATTCATATCACGCTTGGGGTGAACGATGTTGGTGGCGAGCCGCTGGAGCTGCTCGCGGAAATTCCTCGGTCGCTCACGCGGTTGAACCCCGAGATTGCCTTGATTGGTCTCTTGAGCCTCGTGATTCTTTTCGGCATTCCGCTCATCCGCAATCCCTGGATCGGGAGGATTCCCGGGCCGATGCTCGTACTACTGGTCACGGTGCCGATTGGCATGTATTTCGATCTGACGCACGAGCACGACTACACGCTTGCAGGTCATCAGTACCATCTTGGAGAGGAGTACCTCGTTGCAATTCCCGGCAACTTGTTCGCGGCGATCACGACGCCAAGGTTCAATGCGCTGGCGGAATGGGCCGGTTGGAAGTGGGTGATTCTGTTTGCGTTGATTGGTTCGGTCGAATCGTTGTTGAGCGCCAAGGCGGTCGAGATGATTGATCCCGACCGGCGGAAGACGAACCTGAACCGCGATCTGCTGGCGATCGGGGTCGGCAACGTCGCCTCGGCCGCGATCGGTGGGCTGCCGATGATCTCGGAGATCGTTCGGAGCAAGGCGAACGCGGACAGCGGAGCGCAGACACGGTTCGCCAACATGTACCATGGGCTGTTCTTGCTGGGGTTTGTGGCCTTGCTGCCGGGCCTGATCCACCAGATTCCGCTGGCAGCGCTCAGCGCAATGCTTGTGTACACCGGCGCTCGGCTGGCATCGCCCCGAGAATTTCAGAACGTCTTTCGGATCGGCAAAGAGCAGCTTGTTATCTTTCTGGCGACGATGATCGGGGTGCTTGCAACGGACCTTCTCATCGGTGTCGTGATCGGCATTGTTGTGAAGCTGACAATCCATGTGCTGAACGGTGTGCCGTTTCGATCGCTCTTCAAGCCCTACCTGCATATTGAGCAGCGGGGGGATGGTCCGTCGGTGATCTTCGCCAAGGACTCGGCTGTGTTCAGCAACTGGATTCCGTTTAAACATCAGATTGAGCAGATCGGACTGAACCAGCGGAACAACCTGATTGTTGATCTGTCGGAGACGAAGCTGATCGATCATAGCGTGATGGAGAAGCTCCACGAGCTTCAGGAGGAGTTCGGTCGCGAAGGCCTTTCGCTCGAACTCGTCGGCCTTGAATCCCATCGCAAACTGTCGGAACACGACTTCTCGGCGCGGCGGAGGGGGCTGACCCAGGTCCGTCGCCTGACGCTCGTCTGCCCCTCGGATCGCTCGGACGAGATTCTCGCGGAGCTGGTGCAGCATGGAGCTTCCGGTTATACGATCACCGACTGCCGCGGAGCCGGACGAACCAGCCTTCACGATGGCTCCGGCACGCGAGCCAGCATGGTTCGAATCGAAGTGCTGATTGCCCCGGAGAAAGTGGGTGAGATCGAGGCCTTGATCCGAAGACGGTTGCGATCGGAACCCCCGATGACGGTCAGCTTCGAAACCGTGAGTGTGGTGCGTCCTGATCATTTCTGA
- a CDS encoding diadenylate cyclase yields the protein MPAMPDPSWREVVDVLALSYLAHRVLLLSRGTRTPQALLSLAALWVLWELARRLGLELTGWALGAVFKLAPIALIVVFRNELRDVLIHAGPLRLLAGQRSLAGTIAPAVVAEAAFRLAATHTGALMVFQGRDRLDQLAHEGERIDARFSVPLIESLFGKESPVHDGAALIQKGRIDRVGTLLPLSTRAGLPSQFGTRHRAAVGLSERCDAVVVVVSEERGEVSVVRDGRVERVAAPEDLERALGADSGGLGRAESSGGRIRGLASGVGGFLLTTLAVSALWVLYDLQQVARRTVTATAQFQGLPDSLELVDPPETLDLQVWGKRALIDNLASEGISASVDLSGAEQEGTYTIERGDMTIALPAGVEWSLSDPSLRVGLVERIEVTVPVRVRLEGRPPPGFKFTVSRADPARVVLRVPKWVGEELEAVETRPIDVGTLGLDANTPETAVEIPLELGRHSARPAAGSTDTVRVTVGLRPADSSSNPEAIP from the coding sequence ATGCCCGCGATGCCCGACCCGAGCTGGAGAGAGGTGGTCGATGTCCTGGCCCTCAGCTACCTCGCCCACCGCGTGCTGCTCCTGTCGCGAGGGACTCGGACTCCGCAAGCATTGCTGAGTCTGGCCGCCCTCTGGGTTCTCTGGGAGCTCGCTCGCCGACTCGGCCTGGAGTTGACGGGCTGGGCTCTTGGTGCCGTCTTCAAGCTGGCACCGATCGCCCTGATTGTGGTTTTCCGCAACGAACTCCGCGACGTGCTGATCCACGCCGGTCCCCTTCGGCTGCTGGCCGGACAGCGATCACTGGCCGGGACGATCGCCCCGGCGGTCGTGGCCGAGGCCGCCTTCCGCCTGGCCGCGACTCATACCGGTGCCTTGATGGTGTTTCAGGGGCGAGACCGCCTGGACCAGCTGGCCCACGAGGGCGAGCGGATTGATGCCCGGTTCAGCGTTCCGCTCATCGAAAGCCTTTTTGGAAAAGAAAGTCCCGTTCACGACGGCGCCGCGTTGATTCAGAAGGGCCGGATCGATCGGGTCGGGACGCTGCTCCCCTTGTCAACCCGCGCCGGCCTTCCCTCGCAGTTCGGCACTCGCCACCGGGCCGCGGTCGGCCTGAGCGAGCGCTGCGATGCGGTGGTGGTGGTGGTCTCGGAAGAACGTGGCGAGGTCTCGGTGGTCCGAGACGGACGGGTCGAGCGGGTCGCAGCTCCCGAGGATCTGGAGCGGGCACTGGGGGCCGATTCGGGCGGATTGGGTCGGGCCGAGTCGAGCGGCGGACGAATCAGGGGACTGGCTTCGGGCGTGGGTGGTTTTTTGCTGACAACACTGGCGGTCTCGGCGTTGTGGGTCCTCTATGACCTCCAGCAGGTCGCCCGAAGGACGGTCACAGCCACGGCCCAATTTCAGGGTTTGCCCGATTCGCTGGAGCTGGTCGATCCGCCCGAGACGCTCGATCTTCAGGTGTGGGGCAAACGAGCGTTGATCGATAACCTGGCCTCCGAGGGAATCAGCGCATCGGTTGATCTGTCGGGGGCCGAGCAGGAGGGAACCTACACGATTGAGCGCGGCGATATGACCATCGCGTTACCTGCGGGCGTCGAGTGGTCGCTATCCGACCCCTCGTTGCGCGTGGGGCTGGTCGAGCGGATCGAGGTGACGGTGCCGGTTCGCGTGCGACTGGAAGGACGGCCGCCGCCGGGCTTTAAGTTCACCGTGTCGCGGGCCGATCCGGCGAGGGTGGTGCTCCGTGTGCCGAAGTGGGTGGGCGAAGAACTGGAGGCAGTGGAGACGCGACCGATCGACGTCGGCACGCTGGGGCTCGATGCCAACACTCCGGAAACGGCGGTCGAGATCCCGCTGGAACTGGGTCGCCATTCGGCCCGACCCGCGGCCGGCTCGACCGATACGGTTCGCGTGACCGTCGGTCTGCGGCCGGCTGATTCCTCCAGCAACCCGGAAGCGATCCCGTAA